tatgaaatattcctatttgatgcattttctaaatcaatcaaataaatattgttatgcctaattcctttcaaagcaatttcagaagaatcatttttataaatagtgcaagaattttgttcgaaggttaccttgaatcctttatcgcataattgactaatgctaattaggttgtgctttaatccttccacatatagcacgtctttgatcatcaaggtatcttcacttccaatatctcctattccaaggatttttcttttgttgttgtcaccataggtgacaaagcctcgttcctttttccggaagcttgtaaatttctttttatctccggtcatgtgttttgaacatccactgtcaagacaccacatatacttccttggttttgataattcctacaacataaaaagaacaagctatttaggtacccaactattttgtatgggtcctttgggttagatttaaaaagattaagatcattttacaacccaagcatatctaccacttggaacaccataatgcttaattttacatttgttagatgtatgaccctttttcatacaataaaagcatgatgcaacatttgtgttcctataagttgttcctttttctacccaagttctacgggttctatgattatgtttatttttaggaacatacttatttttaacaaccttattttcattatttttactacattctccagtggttgtattttcagaaaaatatttgaattttatacaagattcacattcattattagcaatatatttttctttttcataatataaaactttactttttagatttctaatttcttccgcttgatataaaaatttatttttcaaacttctgttttcttcagacaaatttgtaaattcagttttcaaattatcattaattttagagaaattttcagaagtaattttcaaattttcattttcttcaagaatattttcaaaatttaattttaactctttgaaatcctttctcaatttcttatgagctatatctaatttttcggattctactaataaagcagcataagtatcatgcaattcagtttcactatcatattgactagaattatctgaatcattagatgtacttacttggcttccagagtcgtcgtcatccgccattagacatatgtttgcttcttcatcagaactgctcgagtcagaaattgattcgttgttatcgtcccatgcgatgtatgctctctttttcttgaagaacttcttttctttcttttcttcacccttcttttgatttgggcagtctgcttttaaatgtcccttttctccgcaaccatagcatctatagtttgaggaagatccttgattttctctcttttcatttctgaatctccctttgccttttgatttcatgaacctattgaacctcttgattagtagactcaaatttccatcttcttctgagtcttcatcttccattttgcttttgttcttttctatctcagatttgaaggctagagtctttttcttagtttttgcttcttcttcatctagtcttccaaggtcaagttcatgctctctcaactttccaaataatgcagccattgtcattgtgttgagattttgtgactcagaaattgcagtcacttttggttgccaagacttgtctaaagatttcaaaatttttatattaagctcatcagtatcgaaagacttacctaatccaataagatgatttacgatgttggtgaagcgtttctgaacatttattattgtttcgccttgcttcatcctgaacatttcgtattcctggattaaggtattctttctagctctcttaacatcatctgtaccttcatgggttactctaagtacttcccacatttcttgtgcagttttacaaatagaaatcctgtaaaactcgtcaacagttaaagcagatgaaataatattacgagcttttacatcattaccaaattttttcttatcttcagcagtccattggtcacggggctttggttcctgcatattgttaattggaacaaaaggaccagatacaacagcatcccaaatatctatatcaatagattccataaaaatttgcattctaaccttccagaatgcgtaattttcacctgtgaatagtggtggtctattgatagaagcaccctctgcaaaggtttgatgtgatcccgccatttgaatgattatcaaagcaagctctgataccaattgtcagagcggctgcagcggaatggttagcgtggaataacaaaccaagaggggggtgaattggttcttactaaaaacgtgtgccttaaaaatttctactcaattaaacttacttagcaaataataaagacaataaaatagagtaaggttgagagaaatttgcacagatgattttatcctggttcggatcttaccaatcctacgtccagtcgcttatctcaaaacaagataaacacttcactaatcacaaaacaattacaaactacaatcacacagatacaatttgtaaaagtttagaaaacacctctcttgatgccacaagagatgaaacaaacacctcctttgaatcttcacaaaggatgaaacacttcctctgaatacttcacgaaggatgacttcctcttccgaacacttccttagacgcaccaaggatgaaccagctattcctctatcaccgtagcagtatttcactaACTCTACaaacagagtttccttagctgagcaagagcacacaattctcaagagtttatgagtatttgagcacaagggaagagtagtaGATGATctccttgagaggaaatgagagtctatttatagactcatccaaaggctcttccatttttcgtttttagcctttctgactgtgttaatcgattatcttaagtttctaatcgattagtcactaaaagacaaaacaacggatagtccaacagctcaaaaacggctagtttttcaaacggtcaccttGCTACtcgattaacagcccatgctaatcaattagcgctaatcgattaacagcccttgttaatcgattagcatgcagtgCTGAGCTTTTCCATTTCTCTctggaataattgattatttacccctgttaatcgattagcactgcacagtttttgcttcttggtttatttttacatcacttttgaatgcatacataaaaccactaatttcctatgttcatacagttattacaaaagttacaagtcttcaaaaatcattcttcatgagtcttggttgttcttgacttgatttagatatcattaaaacttcatcttcatcattttgctaacagcaACGACAGTAGATATGAAAGTTATTCGCGTGAGATGCGAGGTAGCAATTCGCAGATGAGTCTATAGTTGAGTTTGTCTGGTCCGAGTTGAGGATGGTGGTGGTGACATGCTTGTGGAAGAAGAGAATGAAAGGGAAGAATGAAAGGAGAGAATGAAAGGGGAGAATGAAAGGAGAGAATGAAAGGGGAGAATGAAAGGGGAGATTGAAAGATCTGAATTTTAAAAATCGAAGAAactattacctcggttaagtagataaccgaggcaataaggCTTTACTGCTTCGGTTCTAAagacaaccgaggcataaaaatttcagaaaaaattaaaaaaattataaatagaaaaatttaaagatatttctAACTATGGACATCTGTAAGacccatataaaaaaaatcaaagtaattttatgtatgttgtggttttgaataattaattatggtgaTAAAGACTattgtttgtatatattttctACCATTTTGTTAACTTGGTTTttcttgtattaattatttaaatttgatgcAATTTGTGTTGGCCATCTTTCGTTAAAAGGAGggacataattataaattaataataaaaaaaattaatactaatatgGAAAGAAGAAGACAATATTGAATCATGGAGGTTGATGTTTCCCGTAAAACATGGGTGCATGTTTTGGTAAAAGGGGACCCATCCCTTtcaattgttgtttttttctttgtattgtaTTATTGCAAGCAGCATACGGGGAggcttcatttttctttataaaaacttattaagGCTTAAAGAGAGGAGGAAGGGAGAAGAGGGATTTAAGttagaattttctttgaaattgaGAGTGAAAACAAGCAAAGGTGTGGTCTAGGAGTATCAAGAGTGAAGAATTTCTTGCAAGGAGAAGAGGTAGGGGAAGCTAAACCATCTCTTAGATATtacaatttcatatttcatgaTCATGAATCTAATTAGGAGCATATTGGAATTTATTAACAATAGCTATCTGTCTACTTTTGTGAATCTTAGTTTcctattgttttctatttttcgagTTACCTCAGTACACTGTCCAATTCTActtcatttaccgttagatgtagccaaatatttgatatatggaacataagacatattaatttgctttgaccgttcggattatTATTCTATCATCTGTAGTTAGAGAATTAAATTCCGCATGCTGGAGTAATTTGATGACTGCTTTATTTCTACTACTAAGTCTCTACGGTAAAACACACATTCCCACCTAGTGAACCGTTAGATTgaccttaaatttttatatgtggaccataagatatattattttgccTTGACCGTTCGGATGGTTACTTTGATGCCTGTACTTAGAGTAATAAGTCTCGCATGATGGAATAAGTTAATGATCACCTTATTTTCTGCTACTAAGTTCCCTCGGGAAAACATAAATTCTTGTCAATTTAACCGTTGGATGGatctgaaattttgatatatgattcctaagagATATTAATAGAATTGGACCGATCGGATTTGGAATTGAAGGTCtatgtttagagaaagaaatttcgagagtgtgaaatatttgatgaacaCTGCaattctgttcttaagttataatggtaaatatttcatatatattccatttaccgttagattgagcccaaactttagaatgaagttcataagacatattaggtgatcttgaccgttcagatttggaatTAGATGTCTGTTCTTAGAGGAATTaattccgcattttgagtttaaCCGAGAACCACCTAAGTTTTTGTCtatgagttacctcggtaaaacctccaTATCTACctagttaaccgttggattACCCTGAAAGTTTAATATGTTGTTCCTAAAAGATAGTGACATACGTGGACCGTTCAGATGTTAAATCGGAGTTACAGATTTAGAGATACTAATTTGGTATCTTCTCAAGGATCCTAATATggcttaatttatgtttttggatcatttatataaaaattatgatttccgcctcattaaccgttggattggactgaaaattttaccatatgagttaaacatgctggttattagtttgattggttcagatctgtaattaatgatatgagtgAAGAATAATCTTTACACgaaattgtaaatttattaGTATTGGGTAAAAACTTGGATAActatattcttaaattgtatgtgtagttgtattttggagattggaggatgagtaatataatatattttagattacaaaatttaattatattgaacatTCTgagttgtaataattatttgagttaaatcatgaattgtaaataaGTTGATGGAAAAATTGGATGGGTAGTATAGGCATTATTGCCATAATTGTAaatctgaatttttatttattttcctacgaCTTTGGTAAGTCGAGAGGGGAAAGGTTTGAAGCCGgacactactttggtaagtaggtgggAAAATGAGAGGTGAATTTAATATAAACCAtactactttgataagtaggctGAATATTaccttattgtgctactttggtaagtagacaatatcaccttattgtgctactttgttaagtagacaatatcacctccttgtactactttggtaagtagacaatatcaccttattgtgctactttggtaagtagacaatatcactttgttgtactactttggtaagtagataataaaaatcaccttgttagattactttggtaagtaatcAGTATATTATGGTTATaatactttggtaagtagacgatatcaccttattgtgctactttggtaagtagacaatatcactttgttgtactactttggtaagtagataataaaaatcaccttgttagattactttggtaagtaatcAGTATATTATGGTTATaatactttggtaagtagacagaaggattgttgactgttgtgctttggtaagtaggcagattaataatatgttgtattAACTCTAGTAAATCGACTGATGATTTTGACTggagaaatattataaagtatcagtgtaatagtgtttttttttagtatgtttGAGATGCATGTATTGGACTGATTGCCACACTTGTGATGTTAGTAAGATTGTGAATAATGTATATTTCTTGAtttggttagctcaccctactgtttgtgtttgtgtatgtgaatgcaatgatcgtataatgtgtggtattatacgggagtagaaactatttcagatgaattagcagatggttctggacttgcttagaagatgagagatTTGTGGGAAAAAGGAGACAAggggaatttctaaaataaatcaatgttTGAATTTCtgaactgtgtgaaattttaaatttcagaagtttatgaactgtgtggaattttattttcagaagacttgtgttgtaataaagaacgtaatattttgttggtgttgaaaaaaaaattatatatgtattttatggAACATAAATTGTAACGCCAAATTCGAGGTGTTACAACATCGGTTCGTGGTTAAATCGAGGCATAAAGGCTTTATGacatcggttcaaatggaaccgaggcaatagaggtTGTCAAAATGGATTTGAAACGTTCAAATACAGAGGTTGTCAGCTTTTTGCAAGaatattgcctcggttctgcacagaaccgaggcagtagaccTATTTTGAAAAGGTTGGCAGGTGAAAAGACTGATATGCAGGgtttttttgcctcggttggttTGAGAACCAAGGCAGTATACCCTTTAGGCATCGAATCTAATTGAATCGAGGCATTTTTTTGAAACCGAAGCGTAGTGTGCGAGTTAAAAGCCTATTTTTTCACTAGTGTACGTACATTTCCTAAATGCATAATAACGTTTAATCTATTAAATGCATGAATGAATTATACCCTTTTGTTTATTGGTGTGTTCTCTTTATCTATGCAGATTACAAAAGTACAAAGTTTTGCATTGGATCAGAAGAACGTTTAAAGATAGCAAGACATTCTAGGAATGTTTCTTCAAATGCTTTACTCTCTGTTCATCCATATAAGCTATCTTTGCAAAAACACATTTGAGTTATGCTTAAAGTCAATTTATTAACATGATATCAAAATTATGGTTTAGACTCTATCCTAGCaaaatttattgttgttgtatATATTGTTTCACTCGCTATCATCATAAACGTCCGATGAGGGAGGGCCCCGACCTCTAAGGTTGTTTTATTACACTTTGCGCGAACTCAGGGCAATTACGCGCAATATTCATCATCTTTCTCCTCGCGTTTTCCCTTGCAGCTTTGCATTTTCAGGTacgtttttttcttttggaccgtttaaacttacttttactctGTTTAAATTAGTCTGTGatggattatcttccatttgaaccgattaaaatgagttttcgctgtgttttggtgcaattttgcTCGTTTCCTTGGGCgacgatttcttgcgttttgggTAGCATTTTTTTGAGTTTTCTACTCCTCCAATTCCTTCACTACATTTGTAATCGGTTAAGAAGGTTGAAATTcttgtttaaaagtttttgtctatgcatgttattggcttttcgGTATGCATGTTTTTGTCATTTTGATATGCATGTTATTAACTTTTGAATATGCATCCTATTAACCGTCGAATTTGTATGTTGTTGGCTTTTGgatatatacatgttattgacttttgaatatgcatgtgataaaATTTggtgtgttgttatgattgatatgttagattattacaatctaattgagtgaaacttagttcctgtttgaaatttaacacaaacatttaatgttttaatcgtttgtgttaaaatttgaattgtccgattagatagtttgggaaaattatttatcataatttgctataacatgtacgttggagtttatgaataagattgataaaatttcggtacAATATTTGtattgttctccggatgcatatttgattgtggtcctccttgactactctcattttgTGTATATCAGAGACCCGTGGACTAGTTAAATTTTGACACGTGACccgtgtcaaaatgttgtcaaactATGTATCATTATCCTATATAAAAAGTGTGAAAGATCATGGAAATGGATTCTCGTTTTAGTATAAGATGGAGGAAGAAATGTTTATCATCTTTGAGCTGAAACAATAAGTTCAAGTATTTGGGAAGATTTATGTATGGAATACGGTTTTGAAAATTTTCGGAAATGCAAGAACTATACCTTTTTGTGTACTAGGAACTATAATATCTGGTATAGGGTAAGATCCTTCTTTAGGTGGTGGTACAAAATGCATGAAAGCTTTGTAAGGATAGAATAGTATACCATGTATGGGGATAGATGGTCCAATGGTTTGTACATTTGAGTTCTAGCAGCAACCTTTATGATAGaaagaattatttattgataaaaaatagtcgttaaataatttatcaattaaaaagttatatttaattatatattaaagccGAAAACCctctaaatatttaaatatacaattCAATGTTCTTGtatattttacttgttattCCTATATGTGACTGTGCACTCTATATAAAGAAACATATTTAGAAGAATACGATTCTAGTATTATATATACCGACAAAATCCAATGATAAAAGAAGACCAAAAGATATCTTTTTATTGAACACCTTTCTGATATATATATCACCCACATGCatcttattaattattattgcaCACAAactataaaagtattatattcTCCACAGAAAACTTCACAGATAGTATAGTACATACATGAGCATTATCTTTGGCTACAACCTTCTTTCAGTTCTTATTTGGTGGCATCTTTTTCAGCCTCGACAATATGAGCATCAACATCCTTAATGATATGGTCATATAATTCCAGGTAGCCATATGGAGGATGAACATCCTCTCTTAGCTTCTCATATTCAATAGTCCATTTGATTGCAGCTTTGCCACCTTCTTTCTCGATGGCTTCAAAGATTATCTTCAACGTCTTATATTTATCATCGACAGCTTCACCAAAGACGTTGTATTTAATTCTTTTGTTCTCTTCATCAACCGATTCAATACTTTCAAGACATGTTACTGTCTTACCGTCTGCAGTTTCACAATAACCaattattaattaactaaaatattagAAGAATACGTAATTGATGACTCATTTGCTAATTTCatgacaaatatatttttattctctatataaatgttttttatttctcaatttcggtttctaaataaaaaattgattttaagtttaattcaatttcattaACTTATTAACTGAGATTTACctctattatatattataaatttactttatttttaatcaataaattttttttaacttacttaccttatttctatatatatatatatatatatatatatatatatatatatatatatatatataacataaaacgAAATAATAGTTTGAAAATAGTATAGAGGGTGAGATGATAGACTCCacaaacaacaattttttttaaaatgaactttgaatgagtgaactttaagtatatttattcttacaaataaaaatagcaTAGGGGGTGAGATGATAGACTCTACAaacaacacattttttttaaaatgaactttgaatgagtgaactttaagtatatttattcttacaaaatatatttgtaaaataagattactttatatatatatatatatatatatatatatatatatatatatattgtaaatttatcttaagaaataaattttaaacgtAACTTAGTTTTacataattgattttgtattgtaaagtttatttgtatattatagATCAGGCTTAACTCTATTTCATGTGAGGTCAACACAAATCCTTATgtaataattaagaattaattattttgttttattttcttattctttcaaTACTTATTGAAAAGCATAGTCCAAATAGCTTTATAGGTTTGATCTACATGCATTAAAATTAAGTAAGGAATAATATTAGTTAAGTCATGAATTTGTGGCATTTTGATTTGTCTAACAGATATATTTAAACACAATTTAATTATGAACATAATTACCTAAGGTATAAGTCCAGTGTTTGACCGAATCATTGGTATGCCAATCATCACCTTGATGGAGTTTGGTTCCATGAACTTTACCAGCAACGTGTTGAACATGGTGGAGTTTTTTGGAAAAGATGTGGAACCATTTGTCTGCAGTTGCATAAACTGGAAGTTCAGTGCTAATTTTTCCAGTAAGTGACATTATGAAGGATTGCAGAAACAAACAACTGAGGAAACTAATGGGATAATGTAGAGAGGGATGAGAATACTccttaaatagaaaaaatcttACCCATCTCTTCAGCTGctaactaattaaattaattgagCATTTAATGCTTTTGAAGAAATAAATTCTGGCTTATGTgataagataattaattatttgtatattttaatatgtaactATGCTTAACCTAAgtggttgtttttcttttttttaactaGTTGAGTGACCGTACGAACgcaccattttttttaataatcgtttttattttgtagggaaaaataataaagtaatcaaattattaaattatcagTTTTACACTGATGAAAGGAAAGAGGTGAATTGATGCACATTTTGGAGATGGGTTTGAGTAAATCGGGAAAGatgcttttcaatatttgaagaCGTGTTGCATTTTGAAGTGGCTGCAGTTCAGTTGATTGGCGGCGGGATCGGTGATGATTAATGCTTCTGTGTTGTTTATGATGCGGTGTGGATTTAGGAGGTGATTGAATGCTGCCGTTGGTGCTGTTTTCAAGATTTGACTTGAATTTTATGTTGTGCTCACTTTGGTTGATTATAGTGTTTGTGACAATTGGGAGCAATGAATTACGTTTTTTTTGTCTTCACTTGAGTTGATTAGCAcggatgaaattgaagagaattACAATGTTCATGTACTGTTTAGTTACCTACATATCTGAAGAGATATGAAGGAATGACATAGAATTTGTCTCAAATGCcccttttataaatatattacaaatcaaaatatctatacttacaaaattaaaatgcaCTGTAGATTTAAAATACACAGCTTTCACTGTGTTATCACGAGTATGACTATAAGAGCTACGATTTTTGTACTAAAGCAAAGATTCCCGAGCCTGTGAAGTTGCTTCACACAGCCTTAGAACAGTGCAGATTCGGTCCTTCACTCATAGCATTGCACACAAAAAAGATTCCTACACCATTGACAATACACTATGACATTGAATGCTTTTTGATAGTAAAAAACAAGGTCTAATTGTCTGCCAGGGAAGTTGAAGAGCTCGTTGCTTCAACTTGCCTAGATGATCCTACTTCGTTGCTTCAACTAAAGTGATTAAGATCaagttttatcttttgaaaCATCAATTTTCACAAGTAAGGACCCAATTTCGATTATACCACTTCTAACATGTTCTGGTCTAGTTTTATgattctaacaagtcacaaatgacttgCCTAAAATGTCCCAATAGCCCAAATGTGCCCAGAACACCTActtcccaaaatcactacctcacttcctctcaccCATACCTAAAACCGCTACCTCCATACTTGATTCCCATCTAACATTGCTACCACAAAATTTCCACTCCCAAGTACTTCCTACCAATCCAATTTTcttcaattaagttcatcaaaCTCACTACACAGACAATCAGTCAGAATTTCATCATTCACACTTTTCATCAGTTTCATAGTTCAGCATTTACCACCCAATATTCCTAAAACCTAACATGCAATTCAAAACAACATACCAATCAAACTTCACCACACATACAGAGCATATCATCAATTCAAAGAAACATAACTAGCTCCCTTTACCTTGGAGTTGAACAGTACAACTCACTGGAATGCCCTAACAGTACCTCACACAACAAGGACCCGACcaaaccctacaaaccaccaCATTGATGGTAGAAAACAACTCTCAGAGCTAAAATGAAGtggaaaattgaagaaaatgaaagcacAAGTCACATGCCAGTACAGAGATTGCATGTGTTAGTTCAAGGACAGAGAAGAGGTTGCATGGAGGGACTTACCAGCTTAGAACCCGAAATGAGTCAGTTAGTTTTGAAGCTCTCTACGTCGCGGACGTTTGAGCATCACCTAAACAGAAATCTACTGGTTCAGTAAAAAGAGAttgaagagagaaggaggagatgttgtagagagaaggcagagaactTGGTTCTGGAGAGAGAATGGACTCAGAATAATAAACTAGATTTGTTTCCAAAAGTCTATTTCTATAAAAATTTATCAGGTTATATTAATCTAATACTCCCCTCTTTTAAATCCAAATTTCCAGGTTCTTACATTCTGCCACAGATCAAAAAatttcgacctcgaaaattagACTTACTAGAGAACAAGTGAGGATAGGACTCCCTCATGACTCCCTCTAACTCCCAAGTACAGTCACCGGTCCTACTATCCCAGGCAACTTTGACTAGACTGATGGTTTTGCCTCTAAGTTGCTTATTATGGCTCTCCACAATCTTGATAGGCTGCACCTCCACAGATAGATCTTCTCTAACCTGAACATTctcaacttctaacacatgaGACA
The Vigna angularis cultivar LongXiaoDou No.4 chromosome 5, ASM1680809v1, whole genome shotgun sequence genome window above contains:
- the LOC108338914 gene encoding MLP-like protein 28; protein product: MSLTGKISTELPVYATADKWFHIFSKKLHHVQHVAGKVHGTKLHQGDDWHTNDSVKHWTYTLDGKTVTCLESIESVDEENKRIKYNVFGEAVDDKYKTLKIIFEAIEKEGGKAAIKWTIEYEKLREDVHPPYGYLELYDHIIKDVDAHIVEAEKDATK